AGAGCATGAATTAATGAACCCACACACTAAAGTAGGGTCCCACCCAAGAGACTTACGTACCAAGGATCATATCAGTGTTTCTCAGGTCCCCAAAATACATCCTAAATTGATTTTACCTTTTCCTCAAACTGAACCCCTCTGTGTTTCTCCTAACCACTTTCTCTCCAATTTGATCTTACTATTTCTCTggctctctgtttctctgtcttgatgtttttctgaatcaGACAGGAAGCACACAGCTTCAGGTCTGTGGCTATCAGTAATGGAAATATTGGTCCTTGTGTAAATTTAATAAAGAGTCACAAATTTTTGTATCTTTGTCATCCATTAACTCTTTGCCTGTGTTCTATCTCAAACCtgattctttctcttcatcttcctGTGTTCAGCTCAAGAGTCCCATCACCATTCAGGGCCAGCTCCTCCTGTCCCTAGATCTTCTGTTGGGCCCCGGAAGGTACTTGGAGGAAAATCACCCAACTAGATCCCCTCCTCTGACTTCCTGCCGTGCTGGTCTCGCAGCCCTGCTGACCACATCCTCTCTCACCTTACTTATGTACTTCCTCATTAGACACATCACCCAGGACTTCTCAGACCCCAAAACCTCTTACTGACCCCCATTTGGGTCTTCTGCCTTACCCTCTCCTCTCATGACAGGGTTTCTGTTCTTATCTTCTGCCCCAAACTGCTCTTAGAACCATGTCTCTCTGCCTGCAAGCAGTCAGTCCTGTCTTTTTCTGGATCTCCATCACCCCATTTTCCCATAGGTGATGGTATTGACAACAATGCTATCAGGCCGGTGGTGGCCAAGCACCTGGGGAAACTTGGGGCTGGGGTCCCGAAGCCCTTCTAGGGGATCCCAGCTCTGTGCTCTCTATGCCTTTACTTACACTGGGGCAGATGGCCGGCAGGTGTCTTTGGCTGAAGGAGACAGGTTCCTACTGCTTCGAAAGACCAACTCAGACTGGTGGTTAGCAAGGCGCCTGGGAGCACCATCCACCTCTCGCCCCGTCTTTGTCCCAGCTGCCTACATGATAGAGGAATCTAGCCCTTCCCACAGCCCAACGACCATCACCCCCAGCCAATCTCTCTGGACTCATGGTGAGTAGGTCCTCCCCCATCGCCTTCCTacctccctggcttctgggaaTTATTGGAAAGATCTCCTTCCCCCAAGCTTCTGCTGACCCTCGACTCCTACTCCTTCTCCCCTCCGTGGTGTCCCCATTGCCCCTCCTTCCTAGTCTCAAGCCTCCTAGATCTCATGTAATTTTCCACTTGCTCTTTTCCTGTGAGCCCTCAGGATGGGGGACCTAGCCAAGAACCCTGGGGGGACCCTGCCTCCAactctttccatttctctgtttCCAGGGCCAAAGTTACTTCCTGGCTCCCTGGAGGAGATGAACCTGTGTCAGGAACCCCCAGGCAGAGCCCAGGCTACATCGGAGcagcctcctccccttccccctaaAATGTGTAGAAGTGTCAGTGTTACCAACTTGAGGCCCAGCCTCCTGAAGCCCTTCCGGGAAGGACCAAGTGGAAGATCCCTTTCTCAGGAAAACTTGCTGACCAAGACCGATGCCAACGTGGTGAGTCATAGCACCTCTTTGGAGCAATTGTCACTGCTGGGCTCAGTTCTAGGCACATTGGCCAACAGGACAGACAGAATCTCTGCCCTCCAGGGATTCCCATGGGGATGATGAACACATAAATAAGAAAGCCTTTGAAACTAATaagcgctgctgctgctaagtcgcttcagtcgtgtccgactctgtgcgaccccagagacagcagcccaccaggctcctctgtccctgggattctccaggcaagaacactggagtgggttgccatttccttctccaacgcatgaaagtgaaaagtgaaagtgaagtcactcagtcgtgtccgactcctagcgacctcatggactgcagcctagcaggctcctctgtccatgggattttccaggcaagagtactggagtggggtgccattgctaccAAGAAGCTAAATGTGGTGAAGGATGACTGGTCTAGGGAGGCATCTCTGAGGAAATAACAGAGTTGAATCTGAataaggagaaagaaacagcCCTGAAATAAACGAGATGAGAGATGGAATTCTAGCTCTGGGACAGCAAGTAGCAAAGATCCTGAGGCTATGTGGAAACTACAAAATGATAGAGGGACTGAAAGGCCTGCTCAGCTTTGCTCTCCTTGTCTCAGCCTCCTGACTCCTGGCCCAGtgcagggttttttgttttgtttttttttttttttgctgtgttcgGTCATGCTAGCTCAGGTTACTAGCAAGTTTCCTCTAGAGATGTAACTTCTTTTTCTAGAGATGTAACTCCTTTGATCTTCCTGAAGATTTGGCTCTTCACCTCTCTCTTACTTACTAGTGGGTGAAAAATGGCCCCTCCTCTCTCATACTTTGCTAGCTAGCAGGGCTCTCTGACCCCTCTCCATCTCCTTATACTCTGGAGGATATGAGGGTGGGACGCTGCCCCTCCCTCCACTTGAGAAAAGCCTGTTCCCCTTTCCTGAGGTCCtccggtgggggtggggtgggggaggagggaagttGGCAACAGGAAGTGAGGAGAAAAGCAAAGTCTGTGAGGGAgggagtcaaagaaaaaaaaaaaaacaaccactgGGGACTAGGGTTTCCTCCTCAGTACCTGGGTCAACCCAGACAGGAGCTGGTGGTGAGAATATGGTGGTGGAGAGAGGAGGGGGTGGTTAGAGAGGAGATTGGGGAGGGGCCCAGCAGAATAACGACCTTTCTTCCCCCTTTCCTTGCAGGCAAGACCCCAGACCCTCATGTCAAAGGCCCCTGTGTACTGCAACCTGGTGGACCTTCGCCGCTGTCCCCGGTCCCCGCCCTCAAGCCCCTCGTGCCCCCCACTGCAGAGGCTGGACGCCTGGGAGCAGCACTTGGACCCCAACTCTGGACGCTGCTTCTACATAAATTCACTGACTGGCTGTAAATCCTGGAAGCCCCCACGCCACACTCGAACCCGAGAGACGGTGAGACCTTCCCTCCTGCTTGTCCCTTGTCCCTTGAGTCTCCTCCTTTTCCCTCCTGATCCCCAAAGTAGCATGTTTTCTCACTGGGACTCTCAGAAGATCAGAAGAATCAAAAAATTGTGAGAAGGGCTTTGAGAGCCAACAGAGATGGCGTTTCGATGGGTGCAGTTTTACCTTTCCCTCTGTCCAGAACCCCAGCTCCATGGAGGGGACACAGACGTTGAATAGGGACAATGGTATCCTGCAGCCTCAGGCAAAGGACGAAGAATCTGGTCCCAAGACATCAGAGCTTTTCGACTCCCAGGTGagatcccttcctcctcctgatcACATTCGGAAAAGCCATCTTTTTCGACTTTCTCTTTTACTTGAGATATTCTCTTTACTGGAGACATTACCCCAGCAACCCCCTGCCTCACACCCACATCCGCATCCCTCTTCCCCCTACAGCCAGGGACTCCTTAGTTAAAGGTTTCCCCACCTGTTTCTCCAATCCCCTCCCTCAGGGTTCACCCTACCTCTGTAGACGCACCTCCCAGCTGGACCCTGGCAAGCCTTCATCTTTGCAGTGCCCTCGGCCTCTGCCGACGGTCCTAGATGACCCTCACGTAAGTCTCTGTTTTCCTTGTGAACGCCAAGAtcctccctgccccagcccccagtTCTTGCTCCTGCAGAAAGGCCTTCCTCTTTCTGAGTGATCTCTGGGTACTCTCTCACCGAGCACCCATCCGGTCAAACCTTAAAGGTTCTCACTcctgggagatcccctgggggagagcCATGGTGACTGTGGGGGCGCTGGGTGACTTATTGAGGCCCTTCCTGCCACTTCCCAGGAGGTGGAAAAGTCGGGCCTGCTCAATATGACCAAGATCGCCCAGGGCGGGCGCAAGCTCCGGTGAGAACTGGGAACACAGCCCGGGCTGCGGCTGGAGGGTTCGCGGGTAGCGCGGAGGGTTGGGAGAGGCCCTCCTCTATGTGACTCTCAATGACCTTTGCTCTATTACCACCGCCCCTGCAGGAAGAACTGGGGCCCCTCTTGGGTGGTATTAGCGGGTAACAGCCTGGTGTTCTACCGAGAACCGCCGCCGACCGCCCCCGCCACTGCCTGGGTGAGTGTGAGGGAGGGGCGCAGGGGGCGGGGAGCTGGAGGGGTTCCGGCACCCTTTCTACTCACCTTAGGCCAGCTGCGGGGGCGGAGGTGGGGCTGGCAAGGTCACCAGTCCTCGCAGGCCTCCGGGTGAGGGAGGCAGTGAGGCGAGCAGCgccctggcctcagtttcccccctcGTTGCCAGGGACCAGCGGGTAGCCGGCCCGAGAGCAGCGTGGACCTGCGGGGGGCGGCCCTGGCCCACGGCCGCCACCTGTCCAGCCGCCGCCACGTCCTGCACGTGAGTGCCCGCCCTCTCATTTCCCCTGTCCCCCCAACCCAATGCGCACCAGCCCCGAGGGCTCGCCCCTAATTTCCCACTCGGGGGTCTCCCGCTCGGCCTCCCTGCTTTTCTTGCTCCTTCCCGCTGACCGCCCCCCCTCCCCTGCTTTTCCCCGCGGGCCCCTCAGATCCGCACGGTCCCGGGCCACGAATTCCTGCTTCAGTCTGACCAGGAGGCTGAGCTGCGAGCCTGGCACAGCGCGCTGCGGGCGGTCATCGAACGCCTGGTGAGAGGGGTGGGAGTGGGCGGGCAGAAGGAGTGGAGGAGGAACTGTAGGATGCAGGGGTCATGGATGAGGGACACAGTGGCCTCCTGGTGGAGGGTAGGCCTGGGAGGTAGGGGACCCCAGCAGCCGGGTCGGCGGTGCAGATGTCTCTCTCTCCTGGTTCTCTTCCCAACTCTGATTCGGCCCATCTTGCGGTGCggcctccctggtggcacagacggtgaagaatctgcctgcaatgcaggagatccgggttcgatccctcggtcgggaagatcccctggaggagggcatggcaacccactccagtattcttgcctggagaatcccaaggacagaggagcctggcgggttacagtccatggggtcgcaaagagtcggacacaactgagcgactaacactgcgGTGCGGATCTAGGATCGAGAGAACCCCCTGGAGGGGCGTCTGTCAGGCTCGGGACCTGCGGAACTGGAGGAGCTGAGCCCCGGGGAGGACGAGGAAGAGGAGTCGGAACCAGTGTCCAAGTCTCTGCTAAGGATCGGCGGCCGCCGGAGCTCCAGTAAGGGGCGGGCCTGGGGGCTTTTACCCCGCTCCtccgagccgccgccgccgccgccctcaCGCTGCACTTGCTGCTGCAGGTCGGTGTCCCGAAACAGCGGAGCAGAACCGCGTGCGGAATAAACTAAAGCGGCTAATCGCCAAGAGACCGCCCTTGCAAACCCTGCAGGAGCGGGGTCTGCTCCGAGGTGAGGGGGGCTGGACCGCCTGGTACCCTTCTCCTTCGTTCGTGCCTACTTCAGTGTTTCTGCAAGCACTTTTATTTACATTCCGGATCTGGGCATCAGCTTGTCCTGGATGAGAAAACTTCAGCGAGGCTCAGGGTAGAGCTTCCCAGAACTAGATCAGCAGTCTTCTGAGACCAATACTTCCCCCTTGGCTTGCTCCCTACAGCTGATTGTTGCAGGGAGGGGGTGTACCTCCTTGCTCAGGCAGGCAGGAGAGCCAGCCCAACTTTGGGGTGAAGACCTGTGCTGGAAAGAGCCTCCATGGGTGACACCATCACTGGCTTCCCACCTCATTCTGTGTCTCCCCAGACCAGGTGTTCGGCTGCCAGTTGGAGTCACTGTGCCAGCGGGAGGGGGACACCGTGCCCAGCTTTGTGCGGCTCTGCGTTGCTGCTGTGGACAAGAGAGGTCACTTTCCCAGAGTCTCCCCCTTCTAACCGGCCAaagccccacctcccccaccctaGTGTGCCCTTTGTCTCTCCACCCTCACCAGCACACATTTTAGATCAAGAATCTTTATCTGCTCCCTGCCTCATCTCCCAGGTCTGGATGTGGATGGCATTTACCGGGTGAGCGGGAACTTGGCAGTGGTCCAGAAGCTTCGCTTCTTGGTGGACAGAGGTGAGAAGGCTGTGGGCAGGTGGTGGTACTAAGAAATTCATGTCTTAGAACCCAAAGGTCTGAGTGAGGGAGCTGGCAGAACCGGGGAGGTCTTCTGGCTGGAGCTATATGTCTTAGCTCTTGATTTCTTTTACTTGTTGCAGAACGGGCCATCACTTCCGATGGGAGGTACATGTTTCCAGAACAGCCAGGACAAGGTACTTCCATGGAAGGCCCCTTCAACCTTTAAAAGTCTTCCATACCATCCCTGCTCCCTGTGGGCTCCCCCATGTCCtgctcctggggtggggggttgttCTCATCCCGATCTCTGCCCCACTGTGGACCCCACTAGGTCCTCCATGGTCTGCCTTCACTGGATCTTTCCCTAAACTCCTGATCTCTCAGTCTCTGGGTCCCTCTAACCCTTCATGAGCCCTGAGCCCCTCTGTACCTCCTTCTCCTTCCAGAAGGCCGATTAGATTTGGACAGTGCTGAATGGGATGACATTCATGTGATCACAGGAGCCCTGAAACTTTTTCTTAGGGAGCTACCCCAGCCTCTGGTGCCCTCACTACTGCTGCCCGATTTTCGTGCTGCCGTTGGTAAAGGATGGGAGCTTTGGGCAAGAGCCTTGATACGGGGCAGGGGGGAAGCATGAGTGATAGAAGAGTAGAGTAGAGGTTCCCTTCCACTCCTCTGTCCCAGCCTGAATACAGAGATGGAAATTAATTTTCAATTAATGTGCCCactccagttgtgtgtgtgtgtgtgtgtgtgtgagtgtttagAGGGCTGAGTTAAAAAGAATTCTAAGATTGTAGTTGGACTCCGtgagaaagaaagctatgaccgaTTAATGATGTCTTCCCCAAGCACCAGAAAGGATACTGAGGTTACCCACTCTGCCCTAACACCTTTCCTAACCTCACTCCCATGCCCTTCCTGTCACTCTTTCTCTCTAGCCCTCACTGAATCAGAACAGTGCCTCTCTCAAATACAAGAATTAATAAGCTCAATGCCAAAGCCCAACCATGACACTCTGCGGTACCTCCTGGAGcatttatgcaggtcaggaagactGAATATCTTTGTTCATGtcaggggagggtggggtggggcctgCAGCCGGGACCCTGTGTTCAGATGGGGAGAAGGTAGGGAAACACCGAAGGTTAGTGGGTCATTGAGGAAATAGGCACTCTGTGCAGAGGATATATTGCCAGGGTCAAAACCTTTTTTGCTCAATCAGCATCAAATGAGGAACTAGGGAACAAGACAAGTCCAGGGATGCTGTGAGAGAAATaaggggaaaagaaggaaaacttcCTTCTGCCTTTGTCTTTCACTGGGACAGTGGGGATGACTTATTTGGCAGAGCTGGGCAGTGACCTCTGAGAGAGGATAGGCATTTGAATGAAAACCTCCCAAATGTTGAGCAGAGAGGACTCTAGGGGCAgtctctgaagtcaggaagaggcGGGTATATCCTAGGTTGCGTCATGAAGGTTGAATCCTGAaggtttctccactgatctcagcTCTGTCCCCCTGGTGGCTCTTTCCTTGGTTTTCTTCAACtaccacatggaagggccccaaAGTGGATTCGTCCTCAAACCTTTGATGGGTTAGATTTATTTGAAGTGGCAAAGCTGCTATACTATGGCCCCGTCTCTTGGCTTTTACCCACAGGGTGATAGCACACTCAGACAAGAACCGCATGACCCCCCACAACCTGGGAATTGTGTTTGGACCAACCCTATTTCGGCCGGAGCAGGAGACATCGGATCCAGTGGCCCATGTCCTCTACCCTGGGCAGGTCGTCCAGCTGATGCTCACCAACTTCACCAGAGTCTTTCCCTGACTGGGGCAAAGAAGAGAAAACGTATTTCCAGTGATCTCTGTTGGGTAGCCTTTGGTGGGGGCGAGGGTGGGGGGTGTTCTGTATTGAGGACATCCCTTTAAATCCTGTGTCTCCCAGATAGCCGTCTCCACCTTTGTGAGTCTGAGCTGAGGGCCTGGGATAGGATGAGGAAACTTCTCTAAAGAGGAAGGTGGCTGGACTAGCCCCTGCTTCTCTAGTTCCTGGCCGTTACCCCTCCCCCAGATACTCACATTATAAAGCAGGGCTCTTTCTGATGCAGTTCCTTTATTATCAGGAAACAGTGTCATTATAAAATTCCTCCCCAAATATATTTAGACTGTGTAcagccccagcccacccctcccaTCCCTGGGGCATCCCAGGGGGCTATGGCTCCTCCTCCGGACTTCCTGGTGGGGATGGAAACCCCTCAGGAAATGTGGATGTGTGGTCCCCCACTCTTTAAGCACTAGAATTGAGGAACTGTGTCTCCCCAGGCAGAGATCCTAGTAACACACTCATGTTGCCCACGGCCATGTTAGGGGTCCCAGAGGGAGGTGGGGTGTGTTCAGAGCTGTCCCTCTGATTGTGAGAAGGGGGAGGACTCAGCCCCTGGGCCTCATCCAGAATAGCCACAAAGTCCAGCTGCGTGTTGTCGAGATCAAGAGAGTCCAGAGGGTTACACACCTGCCCTTCAGGAGGAGGGTACAAGGCGGGGCCCCCTCCCAGCCTGCCCACCTCAGGATGGCCACAGCTGGGGTTGGTGCCCCCTGCCTTGAGGGGCCCATAGCAAGCCGGTAGTGGGGGTAGAAGTCGGGGTGGTGCTGCTGCCCTATGGGAAGCTTTGTTGGCCCCTACTGCAAAATTTTCATGGCATGAAGGGGTAGGATAGGAGCCTGGCTTGTGATTGGGCATATTAGGTGCAAAGCCAGGTCCATATGTGGCCACTGGGGCCTTGGCAGGGCTTGGGCTGACCTGGGAACCCCCCAGAAACTTGGGACTCTGATAGAGAGGTTCTTGGACTGGAGGGTCTCCCCTGCCTCCACTGTCCCACAGCAGCTCCTGTTGAGACTGAACATAATTACACACAAGCTGCGCCTTGAGGTGTCCTGTAGAATGAGTGGGGGACTCGAAATCCAGGCTGGGCCTGGCTTCTGAAGGCAGATAATCAGGAGGTGGCTGGGTGTAGGAACCTGACTGGGGAtactggggagggggaggctgtGGGTAGTGGGAGAACAGAGGCTGTGAGCGGGGAGGCCCCTCATTGGGGTGGGCATTGAGGCAGGGTGCCAGTCCTGTGGCGTCAGAACCCACGGGGCACCCCTGTTCTGGCTTCACTTGCACTTGTCCATAATGTTCAAGACGAGGACACTGGCTGTAGGCTCCAGCTGGAGCCTTGGGGCCTGAGTAGAGCCCAGAGTGGGAAGGGAACTCACTCCATGTTTCTGGGGTTGGTTCAGAATAGGGAACCTGCTGGGGACAGGGGTTGGGGCCATAGTTGGTGGGTGGACCAGGCCCAAGAGGCAGGGAGCCGGGCCCTCTAGCTCCATAAGGCTCAGCTGCTGCCGCCTCAGGCCCTCCATATCCCAGAGTATCAGCAGGTGGGAAGTCCATATAGGGGTTCAGACCACTGCCCATCATGGAGGTCCCAACCTCTGGCTCCTCGCGTAGCCCTCTGGTATCCATGGAGACATTCTCAGTGATGCTGGGGGGCTGTGGTGAGTAGACAGAGGTTGGGAGTTGGGGATCGAAGTTCTGTCCTCCTCCTACCACTGTGGGGGTGTTGTGGACACAGCCCAAACTCTTGAACCTCTGGACTCTGGCTGGGGCAGGGCGGTCAACAGATCGGGCTGGGTCACTGGCTCTCCGGGTGACCCCTACATTGGGGTTGTATCCTGGATACTCAGCTCGGCTTCTCCAGGGAGGTGCAGGAAGAGCCCCCGTCCGATCCAGGCTGGGTGCTGCAGTGGGTGGGGTACCACCTCCCCTGGCTGAAGCATATCTGGCCCGGAGCAGGTAGTGCTGGGCAGGCGTGAGGCCAGGCAGAGAGGATGCCCCGTTCTCTGGTGGGGAACCAGGGGGGAAAGGGGAGGCAAGGGAGGAGCGGCGGCTGACAGTATAGGCTGAACTGACactgctggagctgctgctgcggCGGTCAAGAGATACTGGGGCGCCCAGACGGCGAGAGCCAGGAGTGCCTGCAAGAAAAGACAGGCTGGCCAGGGAGCCCTCTGAATTTCACCCTGCCTCCCCCAAGGGGAAGCCTTGTCCTAGAATTCCAGGGAAGGCTCCTTAACTCTAGCCACTCAGTTCTCTCCCCTCCTTCTCTCATTCCCTTTCTGCTTCTCAGTCACCAGAGATTCAGGGTTGCTGTGAACAGTCCTACAGATTGTACACTGCACAATCAAAGAAGATAGCATTCAAAAGAACAATTTTCTGATAGATGGAAGAAAAGTATCTTGAGGAAAGGGGACCTTTTTCTAATTGTACAGCAGCCCTGAAAGGTGAAGTCTTCTTCCAGTCTCAGAGAAGGGCCAGATCTCAGCCCTGCAACCACGCCCCACACCCATCACTCACCAGTGTGGGTCAAGCTG
This window of the Bos taurus isolate L1 Dominette 01449 registration number 42190680 breed Hereford chromosome 5, ARS-UCD2.0, whole genome shotgun sequence genome carries:
- the ARHGAP9 gene encoding rho GTPase-activating protein 9 isoform X1 — translated: MVLTTMLSGRWWPSTWGNLGLGSRSPSRGSQLCALYAFTYTGADGRQVSLAEGDRFLLLRKTNSDWWLARRLGAPSTSRPVFVPAAYMIEESSPSHSPTTITPSQSLWTHGPKLLPGSLEEMNLCQEPPGRAQATSEQPPPLPPKMCRSVSVTNLRPSLLKPFREGPSGRSLSQENLLTKTDANVARPQTLMSKAPVYCNLVDLRRCPRSPPSSPSCPPLQRLDAWEQHLDPNSGRCFYINSLTGCKSWKPPRHTRTRETNPSSMEGTQTLNRDNGILQPQAKDEESGPKTSELFDSQGSPYLCRRTSQLDPGKPSSLQCPRPLPTVLDDPHEVEKSGLLNMTKIAQGGRKLRKNWGPSWVVLAGNSLVFYREPPPTAPATAWGPAGSRPESSVDLRGAALAHGRHLSSRRHVLHIRTVPGHEFLLQSDQEAELRAWHSALRAVIERLDRENPLEGRLSGSGPAELEELSPGEDEEEESEPVSKSLLRIGGRRSSSRCPETAEQNRVRNKLKRLIAKRPPLQTLQERGLLRDQVFGCQLESLCQREGDTVPSFVRLCVAAVDKRGLDVDGIYRVSGNLAVVQKLRFLVDRERAITSDGRYMFPEQPGQEGRLDLDSAEWDDIHVITGALKLFLRELPQPLVPSLLLPDFRAAVALTESEQCLSQIQELISSMPKPNHDTLRYLLEHLCRVIAHSDKNRMTPHNLGIVFGPTLFRPEQETSDPVAHVLYPGQVVQLMLTNFTRVFP
- the ARHGAP9 gene encoding rho GTPase-activating protein 9 isoform X2, translating into MVLTTMLSGRWWPSTWGNLGLGSRSPSRGSQLCALYAFTYTGADGRQVSLAEGDRFLLLRKTNSDWWLARRLGAPSTSRPVFVPAAYMIEESSPSHSPTTITPSQSLWTHGPKLLPGSLEEMNLCQEPPGRAQATSEQPPPLPPKMCRSVSVTNLRPSLLKPFREGPSGRSLSQENLLTKTDANVARPQTLMSKAPVYCNLVDLRRCPRSPPSSPSCPPLQRLDAWEQHLDPNSGRCFYINSLTGCKSWKPPRHTRTRETNPSSMEGTQTLNRDNGILQPQAKDEESGPKTSELFDSQGSPYLCRRTSQLDPGKPSSLQCPRPLPTVLDDPHEVEKSGLLNMTKIAQGGRKLRKNWGPSWVVLAGNSLVFYREPPPTAPATAWGPAGSRPESSVDLRGAALAHGRHLSSRRHVLHIRTVPGHEFLLQSDQEAELRAWHSALRAVIERLDRENPLEGRLSGSGPAELEELSPGEDEEEESEPVSKSLLRIGGRRSSSRCPETAEQNRVRNKLKRLIAKRPPLQTLQERGLLRDQVFGCQLESLCQREGDTVPSFVRLCVAAVDKRGLDVDGIYRVSGNLAVVQKLRFLVDRERAITSDGRYMFPEQPGQALTESEQCLSQIQELISSMPKPNHDTLRYLLEHLCRVIAHSDKNRMTPHNLGIVFGPTLFRPEQETSDPVAHVLYPGQVVQLMLTNFTRVFP
- the ARHGAP9 gene encoding rho GTPase-activating protein 9 isoform X3; this encodes MIEESSPSHSPTTITPSQSLWTHGPKLLPGSLEEMNLCQEPPGRAQATSEQPPPLPPKMCRSVSVTNLRPSLLKPFREGPSGRSLSQENLLTKTDANVARPQTLMSKAPVYCNLVDLRRCPRSPPSSPSCPPLQRLDAWEQHLDPNSGRCFYINSLTGCKSWKPPRHTRTRETNPSSMEGTQTLNRDNGILQPQAKDEESGPKTSELFDSQGSPYLCRRTSQLDPGKPSSLQCPRPLPTVLDDPHEVEKSGLLNMTKIAQGGRKLRKNWGPSWVVLAGNSLVFYREPPPTAPATAWGPAGSRPESSVDLRGAALAHGRHLSSRRHVLHIRTVPGHEFLLQSDQEAELRAWHSALRAVIERLDRENPLEGRLSGSGPAELEELSPGEDEEEESEPVSKSLLRIGGRRSSSRCPETAEQNRVRNKLKRLIAKRPPLQTLQERGLLRDQVFGCQLESLCQREGDTVPSFVRLCVAAVDKRGLDVDGIYRVSGNLAVVQKLRFLVDRERAITSDGRYMFPEQPGQEGRLDLDSAEWDDIHVITGALKLFLRELPQPLVPSLLLPDFRAAVALTESEQCLSQIQELISSMPKPNHDTLRYLLEHLCRVIAHSDKNRMTPHNLGIVFGPTLFRPEQETSDPVAHVLYPGQVVQLMLTNFTRVFP
- the ARHGAP9 gene encoding rho GTPase-activating protein 9 isoform X4, translated to MSKAPVYCNLVDLRRCPRSPPSSPSCPPLQRLDAWEQHLDPNSGRCFYINSLTGCKSWKPPRHTRTRETNPSSMEGTQTLNRDNGILQPQAKDEESGPKTSELFDSQGSPYLCRRTSQLDPGKPSSLQCPRPLPTVLDDPHEVEKSGLLNMTKIAQGGRKLRKNWGPSWVVLAGNSLVFYREPPPTAPATAWGPAGSRPESSVDLRGAALAHGRHLSSRRHVLHIRTVPGHEFLLQSDQEAELRAWHSALRAVIERLDRENPLEGRLSGSGPAELEELSPGEDEEEESEPVSKSLLRIGGRRSSSRCPETAEQNRVRNKLKRLIAKRPPLQTLQERGLLRDQVFGCQLESLCQREGDTVPSFVRLCVAAVDKRGLDVDGIYRVSGNLAVVQKLRFLVDRERAITSDGRYMFPEQPGQEGRLDLDSAEWDDIHVITGALKLFLRELPQPLVPSLLLPDFRAAVALTESEQCLSQIQELISSMPKPNHDTLRYLLEHLCRVIAHSDKNRMTPHNLGIVFGPTLFRPEQETSDPVAHVLYPGQVVQLMLTNFTRVFP
- the GLI1 gene encoding zinc finger protein GLI1 isoform X1 — its product is MFNSMTPPPVSSYGEPCCLRPLPSQGAPGMGTEGLPGLPFCHQATLMPGPHSYGPAREANSCTEVPLFPPPRSAVKLTKKRALSISPLSDTSLDLQTVIRTSPSSLVAFINSRCASPGGSYGHLSIGTMSPSLGFSPQMNHQKGTSPSFGVQPCGPHDPTQSGMMPHPQSRGPLPTCQLKSELGVLVNKCPEEPLEGDMSSPNSSSTQDPLLGMLDGREDLEREEKPEPDSVYETDCRWDGCSQEFDSQEQLVHHINSEHIHGERKEFVCHWGGCSRELRPFKAQYMLVVHMRRHTGEKPHKCTFEGCRKSYSRLENLKTHLRSHTGEKPYMCEHEGCSKAFSNASDRAKHQNRTHSNEKPYVCKLPGCTKRYTDPSSLRKHVKTVHGPDAHVTKRHRGDGPLPRAPALSSVEPKRERDGGPIREESRLTVPEGAMKPQPSPGAQSSCSSDHSPAGSAANTDSGVEMTGNAGGSTEDLSSLDEGPCLAGTGLSTLRRLENLRLDQLHQFRPMGPRGLKLPSLTHTGTPGSRRLGAPVSLDRRSSSSSSVSSAYTVSRRSSLASPFPPGSPPENGASSLPGLTPAQHYLLRARYASARGGGTPPTAAPSLDRTGALPAPPWRSRAEYPGYNPNVGVTRRASDPARSVDRPAPARVQRFKSLGCVHNTPTVVGGGQNFDPQLPTSVYSPQPPSITENVSMDTRGLREEPEVGTSMMGSGLNPYMDFPPADTLGYGGPEAAAAEPYGARGPGSLPLGPGPPTNYGPNPCPQQVPYSEPTPETWSEFPSHSGLYSGPKAPAGAYSQCPRLEHYGQVQVKPEQGCPVGSDATGLAPCLNAHPNEGPPRSQPLFSHYPQPPPPQYPQSGSYTQPPPDYLPSEARPSLDFESPTHSTGHLKAQLVCNYVQSQQELLWDSGGRGDPPVQEPLYQSPKFLGGSQVSPSPAKAPVATYGPGFAPNMPNHKPGSYPTPSCHENFAVGANKASHRAAAPPRLLPPLPACYGPLKAGGTNPSCGHPEVGRLGGGPALYPPPEGQVCNPLDSLDLDNTQLDFVAILDEAQGLSPPPSHNQRDSSEHTPPPSGTPNMAVGNMSVLLGSLPGETQFLNSSA